Proteins from a single region of Dyadobacter fanqingshengii:
- a CDS encoding Fur family transcriptional regulator has product MDQLRETLKGHHLRTTTCREDVLSTFISKKNALSHGDLEGALGENYDRVTIYRTLKTFLEKGIIHKVLDDEGLRYALCSHNCSEEKHHHDHIHFKCSECGETNCLENLHIPAVQLPKGYQPENFNLLIQGVCPKCN; this is encoded by the coding sequence ATGGATCAGTTAAGAGAAACATTGAAAGGGCATCACCTGAGAACAACCACATGCCGTGAAGATGTGCTTTCGACATTTATCAGTAAAAAAAATGCATTATCCCACGGTGATCTGGAAGGAGCGCTGGGCGAAAATTACGACCGCGTAACCATTTACCGCACGTTAAAAACCTTTCTTGAAAAAGGCATCATTCATAAAGTGCTGGACGACGAAGGCTTGCGCTACGCATTATGCTCGCACAACTGCTCAGAAGAAAAGCATCACCACGACCATATTCATTTCAAATGCAGTGAATGTGGAGAAACCAATTGTCTTGAGAATCTGCACATTCCTGCCGTTCAACTGCCAAAGGGTTATCAGCCTGAAAACTTCAATTTGCTGATCCAGGGAGTTTGCCCCAAGTGCAATTAA
- a CDS encoding TonB-dependent receptor: MNRIVFSFLIVITSFTARAQTTDCACFVKGVVKDQHTGQPIVGATVLIVGQNSGVFTDENGRYELRNLCPGAYTLECRIIGYNPFREKLDLTAGHEENFNLLEQEVHLKDVEITAHRTDAPSSQPLSTISGSDLEKTRGQNLAESLKGFTGVTSLQTGSSISKPVIHGLHSNRILIMNNGVRQEGQQWGSEHAPEIDPFIATRLSVVKGAAGVRYGSDAIGGVILVEPEELPFDKSLSGELNAVGFTNGRQGVLSGTLQGGIKGFKGFGWRAQGTMKRGGNIRTPGYFLDNTGISEKNFSLAAGYRNKGLGIDVFYSRFDTKIGIFSGSHIGSVTDLLNVIENGEPFVKSGFSYDIARPNQNVSHELMKAETHYHFQNGNRFQWTIARQLNDRNEFDLHRPRNDSIAALNHPELTFKLTTLTNDVIWDHKPIAGKLAGQLGISTLYQYNLMDGRPLIPNFNQFNIGFFWMERYVKNGWELEAGVRYDYRTLTSFRIVNREKVSQDFKFSNFSGTLGATRNFSERFSARLNFGTAWRAPNVSELFSDGVHHGAAAFEKGDATLQPEKALNTIASLKYASPRFTAELGGYYNMISDFIYLKPQPEPILTVRGAFPYFKYTQTDATFKGIDLSASWEIVKYTTVSSKLSYLRVYDQRNDNYLVMIPSNRIDNQIKYELPEDAKWHKAYFSIGNLFVAQQKRVPPASDFLAPPKAYSLWNVQAGSTFNLSEKQQLEVGIAVQNLFNVAYRDYLNRFRYYADDMGRNISLRLKWKFGA; this comes from the coding sequence ATGAACCGGATTGTTTTCAGTTTTCTTATTGTAATTACTTCCTTTACCGCACGTGCCCAAACGACGGATTGCGCTTGTTTTGTGAAGGGAGTGGTTAAAGATCAGCACACCGGACAGCCGATCGTAGGCGCAACCGTTTTGATAGTTGGTCAGAACAGCGGCGTTTTTACAGATGAAAACGGACGTTATGAGCTGCGCAATCTCTGCCCCGGCGCTTATACATTGGAATGCAGGATCATTGGTTATAACCCTTTTCGCGAAAAGCTGGACTTAACGGCAGGGCATGAAGAAAACTTCAATCTGCTGGAACAGGAAGTACATTTAAAAGATGTGGAAATAACCGCGCACAGGACCGACGCGCCAAGTTCTCAGCCATTGTCGACCATTAGCGGCAGCGATCTTGAAAAAACCCGTGGACAAAATCTGGCCGAAAGTTTGAAAGGATTTACAGGCGTAACGTCTCTACAAACCGGCTCATCGATCTCCAAACCCGTTATTCACGGCCTGCATAGCAATAGAATTCTCATTATGAACAATGGCGTGCGCCAGGAGGGCCAGCAGTGGGGATCCGAACACGCACCCGAAATTGACCCTTTTATAGCAACAAGATTATCTGTCGTGAAAGGCGCGGCTGGCGTGCGTTATGGCTCCGATGCGATCGGTGGCGTTATTCTCGTGGAGCCGGAAGAGCTTCCTTTTGATAAGTCATTAAGCGGCGAATTGAATGCGGTGGGTTTTACCAATGGCAGACAAGGCGTTTTGTCGGGCACTCTGCAAGGCGGCATTAAGGGTTTCAAAGGTTTTGGATGGAGAGCGCAGGGAACGATGAAAAGAGGCGGAAACATCAGAACACCGGGTTATTTCCTGGATAATACGGGAATCAGTGAAAAGAATTTTTCGCTTGCAGCAGGTTACAGGAATAAGGGTTTAGGAATTGATGTCTTTTACAGTCGTTTCGATACCAAAATCGGCATATTTTCCGGTTCACACATTGGCAGCGTAACGGATCTGTTGAATGTGATTGAAAATGGTGAGCCGTTCGTGAAATCGGGGTTCAGTTATGACATTGCCCGGCCGAATCAGAATGTGAGCCATGAGCTCATGAAGGCCGAAACACATTATCATTTTCAAAATGGCAACCGTTTTCAATGGACCATTGCGCGGCAATTGAATGACCGGAATGAGTTTGATTTACATCGGCCCAGAAACGATTCCATAGCGGCCCTGAACCATCCCGAACTGACTTTTAAGCTCACAACATTAACCAACGATGTGATCTGGGACCATAAGCCTATTGCCGGAAAACTGGCTGGCCAGCTTGGAATCAGCACATTATACCAATATAACTTAATGGACGGCCGGCCGCTGATCCCGAACTTTAACCAATTTAATATTGGATTTTTCTGGATGGAGCGCTATGTAAAGAATGGTTGGGAGCTGGAAGCGGGCGTGCGTTACGATTACCGCACATTAACGTCTTTCAGGATTGTGAACCGGGAAAAAGTGTCCCAGGATTTCAAATTTTCCAACTTTTCAGGGACGTTGGGTGCAACCAGAAATTTCTCGGAAAGATTTTCCGCGAGGCTGAATTTCGGAACGGCATGGCGTGCACCTAATGTAAGCGAACTGTTTAGCGACGGCGTGCATCATGGCGCTGCGGCTTTTGAAAAAGGCGATGCAACTTTACAGCCCGAAAAGGCGCTTAACACCATTGCCAGCCTCAAATATGCCAGCCCGAGGTTTACTGCCGAGCTAGGCGGTTACTATAACATGATCTCGGATTTTATCTATCTCAAACCACAACCTGAACCTATATTGACCGTCCGCGGCGCATTTCCTTATTTTAAATACACGCAAACGGACGCGACTTTTAAGGGAATTGATCTTTCTGCAAGTTGGGAAATTGTCAAATACACAACAGTTTCGAGCAAGCTGAGTTATCTGCGCGTGTATGACCAGCGGAATGACAATTATCTGGTTATGATCCCTTCCAACCGGATCGACAATCAGATCAAATATGAATTGCCGGAGGACGCTAAGTGGCATAAGGCCTATTTCTCAATTGGCAATCTGTTCGTAGCACAGCAAAAGCGTGTGCCGCCGGCGAGTGATTTTCTGGCGCCGCCCAAAGCCTATTCGCTGTGGAATGTGCAAGCGGGGTCGACATTCAATCTTTCCGAAAAACAACAGCTGGAAGTGGGCATCGCTGTCCAAAATCTATTCAATGTTGCCTATCGCGATTACCTGAACCGCTTTCGCTATTATGCCGATGATATGGGCCGCAATATTTCGCTGCGCCTGAAATGGAAGTTTGGCGCTTAA
- a CDS encoding MerC domain-containing protein translates to MKAEHSHSKADYIGILGSVLCIVHCLLMPALAFGTTLGSHHEHAGLVSLDYLFIVINGIAVFYATKNHKSLVVRTILWGALALFSVSLIFEAAHPIFTWLGYIGSGLLIIGHLVNLYICQIAPKMKWKVS, encoded by the coding sequence ATGAAAGCGGAACACTCACATAGCAAAGCAGATTATATCGGAATCCTGGGTTCTGTGTTATGCATTGTGCATTGCCTGCTCATGCCAGCATTGGCATTTGGCACTACCCTGGGCTCGCATCACGAACATGCAGGATTGGTTTCACTTGATTATCTTTTTATAGTAATCAACGGGATTGCCGTGTTTTACGCAACCAAGAACCATAAATCGTTGGTAGTAAGGACTATTTTGTGGGGGGCACTAGCATTGTTCTCTGTTTCCCTGATCTTTGAAGCAGCGCATCCGATTTTCACCTGGTTGGGCTATATTGGCTCCGGTTTGCTGATCATCGGGCATTTGGTCAATCTGTACATTTGCCAGATCGCACCGAAGATGAAGTGGAAAGTTTCCTGA